Proteins from a genomic interval of Lemur catta isolate mLemCat1 chromosome 17, mLemCat1.pri, whole genome shotgun sequence:
- the BHLHE23 gene encoding class E basic helix-loop-helix protein 23, giving the protein MSARPSGEPSCPGGGAMAELESLSGDAYLALSHGYVAAAAGLAYGAARGPEAARGYGAPGPGGNLPAPPAPRAPAPAAESSGEQSGDEDDAFEQRRRRRGTGGAADGRRRPREQRSLRLSINARERRRMHDLNDALDGLRAVIPYAHSPSVRKLSKIATLLLAKNYILMQAQALDEMRRLVAYLNQGQGLAAPVTAAPLTPFGQASVCPFSAGAALGPCPDKCAAFSGTPSALCKHCNEKP; this is encoded by the coding sequence ATGAGCGCCCGCCCGTCCGGCGAGCCCTCGTGCCCAGGCGGCGGCGCCATGGCCGAGCTCGAGTCGCTGTCGGGGGACGCGTACCTGGCGTTGAGCCACGGCTACGTGGCGGCGGCTGCAGGCCTCGCCTACGGGGCGGCACGGGGGCCCGAGGCGGCTCGCGGCTACGGCGCGCCGGGCCCGGGCGGCAACctccccgcgccccccgcgccccgcgccccagCACCCGCGGCCGAGAGCAGCGGCGAGCAGAGCGGCGACGAGGACGACGCCTTcgagcagcggcggcggcggcgcgggacCGGGGGCGCGGCGGACGGACGGCGGCGGCCCCGGGAGCAGCGCTCGCTGCGGCTCAGCATCAACGCGCGCGAGCGGCGGCGCATGCATGACCTGAACGACGCGCTGGACGGGCTGCGCGCCGTCATCCCCTACGCGCACAGCCCGTCGGTGCGCAAGCTCTCCAAGATCGCCACGCTGCTGCTCGCCAAGAACTACATCCTCATGCAGGCGCAGGCCCTGGACGAGATGCGGCGCCTGGTGGCCTACCTCAACCAAGGCCAGGGCCTGGCGGCGCCCGTGACCGCCGCACCCTTGACGCCCTTTGGCCAGGCCTCCGTGTGCCCCTTCTCGGCGGGCGCTGCGCTGGGGCCCTGCCCGGACAAGTGCGCCGCCTTCTCCGGAACGCCCTCGGCGCTTTGCAAACACTGTAATGAGAAGCCTTGA